The Ictalurus furcatus strain D&B chromosome 12, Billie_1.0, whole genome shotgun sequence nucleotide sequence TCATGGTGGTGGTGTGCTGGCAGTGGTGGGGCTGTGGGTAGGCGGAGGAGGAGGCGGCGGGGTGGCCGCTTCTCAGAGCTGAGGGCGGTGGAGGTGTCACGGAGCTGCTGTTCGCACTGGGAGTCGCCATCATCGCGCCGATCTCAGCCTCagccaccaccacctccacccgGAGCACCGCCGGGCTGCAGTGCAGAGACACGCACCGGGCCGCGTCCCCAATCACAACACACCGCCTACAGAGTGCACTACAGAGTGTGCACTACACTGACTACACTACAGAGTCTGCACTACACTGACTACACTATAGAGACTACACTTTAGAGACTGCACTATAAAGAATACACTACAGAGACTACAGTATAGAGACTGCACTATAGAGACTACACTACAGAGTCTGCACTATAGAACCTGCACTATAGAGACTGCACTACAGAGACTACAGTATAGAGACTGCACTATAAAGAATACACTACAGAGACTACAGTATAGAGACTGCACTATAGAGACTGCACTATAAAGAATACACTACAGAGACTACAGTATAGAGACTGCACTATAAAGAATACACTACAGAGACTACAGTATAGAGACTGCACTATAGAGACTGCACTATATAGAGAATGCAGTATAGAGACTACACTATAGAGAGTGCACTATAGAGACTACACTATAGAGAGTGCACTATAGAGACTACACTATAGAGAGTGCACTATAGAGACTACACTATAGAGAGTGCACTATAGAGACTACACTACAGAGTCTGCACTATAGAAACTGTCCTATAGAGACACAATGaacacaaatctccacagccacgctccaaaatctagtggaaagcgtTCCCAGAATAGTGaagtttattataacagtaaaagggGAATaaactggaatgggatgttcaacaagcacacggaagcgatggtcaggggtgcacattattttggccatatagtgtataatatagatttgtgctttgtgacaaataaaactgaattgaaagttgagtcaaatttaaaaaaaaaaaaaaagttgaaataataattaaattttacaaaagtaaattaaaaagctaaataaataagataacaGTGAAGAAGCATGGCATTTAAGTTCTAGtaagaatgtaaataaaagaaataaacaataaatcaaaataaaaactacttacaatgcaaaacaaatggtatgtaaacatttgatttaatatttaataataatgcataaagtgtcaatgttaaacaaacaaatctaatcataaatagataaaataatctaaattaagaattgattaaaataaaatagtttgaAATTGTCTTCTGTCTAactgtgtttgtttaatttatttaattgttttaattcgGCAGTAATATTGTTAATAACGTGGAACATTCATGTCAAgtttcataataaatatttcaggCATTGTAAACGACAGAGCTTTTAGCTTTAATTTGCCTCACACTAGCAGTTTTTAAAAACGGTAAAGCTCACTGCTCATGTCCACCGTACACACCTTCACAatccacaataataataataataataataataataataataatcaactgTCCActaaaaatgaaatttaataAACATATCAACAGGATCTGGCGATTAATAGATGATAGTAAAttactaaaatattatttatattttatttattgttttaatggaacaaaaaaaaaccataatgcCTAAAACATCAATCACAACGTTAGTTACAGATACCGCGTAATTATGGTTGTAGTTTGTAAAGACTACATATCCTATCATTCCAGGGAGGTTATTTCCTGTGAGCACTTCCGGTTCCGCCCTGACAGAAGAGACTCTACTCTGATcaaaaatgatttataaatcTCGAAATATAATTCTAACGTTCTTAATAGTTCTGAAAAGAGGTTTAACTGGAAAAATTAAccctgaataaaataaaagtgtgaaaCGTCGGCTTTGTTTGtaattattgtttatatttatagcgCTGTGGTTCCGTGTCTATTCTGGTATTTACGGTAAAACTCACAGGTTCATGAACTTCGCTTTAAACTACATGTTTATGAGTTGTGGAGAATTTGTTCTAAGgattttctgagatttttatttatatataatatttgatgGATTTTGTGAAATGGCGAATGAGAAGATTGTGCAGTTTAATCTGACTTTGTGGAGAATGTGTAACTTTATAATGTCTGGGTTTTTCTCTTTAGCTGCTTATGTTCAGGCAAGTGGACATTAACTTCTCCACATAACTAtatgtcatctctctctcacacacacacacacttctaggATTTATAGTTTAGAGCTTGACTGATGACAAACtgatctttattgtttttatgcaTCTAAAAGAGGTGATAAAGTCCCTGTTCTTTTCCCCAGTCCTCTGATCaaatatgtgtaaaatgtattgagagagtttaaaaataatttctttatttgattgattgattgattgattgataatggtatttatagtggaaaccattagaaatactgtgatggtttctattgtttgagCATTTCTGCTTTTGGCCAGTAAGTCACATCATGTCAAACACTTCTGGACCTAGAATCCGGACTCGTACTCCAGGGTGACCAGTCTATCAAAACTCCGTCACGCTTTAACTTGAATAAGAGTTTCAGACCATTATTGGAAGTTTCTTGTCACTTCAGTTGGCACTGGTTTTTCTTATCCATGCATGTGAGCGTGATCTTGTGTTTCTTTCTGCAGATAAACGACCCGGACGCCAGCCTGTGGATGGTAAAGTTATTTAACCCTCATAATTATTTAAGTAGTAGTGTGAGGAACATGGCCGTGCCATGTAACACTGCTCATAACACTCCCTCATCAACTTCCCCTCACAGCGCTCTAGCACAGTAATGTTAGCCTACAAGTTGTGCTGTGATTTATATCTTGTAGACCTACTACACCCTACAGTCCCATCTGTCCTTTTCCATCCCTCATGTTCACAGGGGTTAATGGCTCATCCCATCAACAACTCTTTAATGTTCTTGCTTTTAGGGCCACAGTTTGGTGCAGTCCTTGGATTTTGGGCCCAGGTTTAGTTCAACCATCTTTTTTTTGCCCACAGTTCAGTTCTGTCCCTGCCATTTGGGTCTGTTAAATCTTTGGGTTTTGGGCCATGATTTGGTTCACTCCTTGGCTTTTGGATGGTTCAGTCTCTGTGTATTTGGGCCATGGATTTGTTTGGTCTTTGGCTTTTGAGGCCTCAGTTCGGTTTGGTCCTCAGGTTTTTGGGGCCTCAGTTCAGTTTGGTCCTCAGGTTTTTGGGGCCTCAGTTCGGTTTGGTCCTCAGGTTTTTGGCCACGGATCATTTCAGTCGTTGGGTTTTGGGTCAGGATAAGGGTGTATTTGAAAAGAGCGTTGAAGTggaggtttgtttttatttttatttgttttgcattAAAGCATGAGAAATTCTTCATTAATAGTTGAAATTGGGAGAGAAGGGAAGGTAGAGTAAATGATCTAAACCGATTTCTCCATTAACTTCATGAATGGAAAACAAATTTCATGCAGTATCACTGTAAATCTGTGTTAaattattactacagtagaTTCTCTGTGAGTTCTCTCTTCACACGTGTGATCTTTGTGGTGTAGGTCGGCTACGCTATACCTGCAGGCCTGTGCTTTTTAATCAGCTGTCGCCCACAAATAACAGGTAACTATAATAAACTGTCTGATTAAATGGATTAAGAGGTCTGTTATAGTTACAGGCATTAGCATGATTCCTAAAGAGAACGTGAACATGATTTCTGTgagcttagttttttttttctcccagagaCACTGGCATGGAGGAGAGTTGCTGATCTGCACGTGATGATGGCGACGGCGTTTGGTGCTCTGCTGGGCTGGAGTCTGTATAAACACGGGGTTACACACATCTTCCACCAGGAGGAGGGCAGGTATTTAACACACCTGTGCTCCACAAACATCGTAACTCCACAAACTTCAATCAGCATCCagaatttgtttcatttgtctttaatttttattttattataaaaacaatattttattattattattttaatggttttaagaaCCATATAGTACTTATTCCATACAGGTAATTTCACATTTCATCATAAAAACATGTATATCAGAACATTCTTTCCTGCTGTTCTCAGGGAGTTTAGTGGCCTGATGCTGGTGGTGATGTGGCTGCTCATGTGTCGACACTCGGGACGGTacaatcctcacacacacacacactcttctcatTCTGACACAGAGCCTGTTTGAGATCCAGtggtgcctctctctctctctctctctctctctctctctctctctatatatatatatatctatatctatctatatatatatatatatatatatatatatatatatatatatatatatatatatatatatatatatatatatatatataatgattatgTGAATAAGGGTTtatttacaaagggtgccaataattctgaagctgactgttaaaataataactgtgaaGGAAGAAAACAGGAATGaagaatgaaaggaaggaaagaaagaaaaggataggaaggaaggaatgaaaacAAGGAAGGAatagaaaggaaggaaggaaagagaaaaaaactaaGGGCAGGAGGGAGGAAAAGGAAGGGAATGAAGGAATCAAGGCAaataaggaagaaaaacaagtaaggaaaaagaaaagctgaaagcAAAATGTGTGGGAGggacagaaaatgaaaacgttaaaagaaagcaaaataaaagagagaaaagaaagaaaatgagggaaagaaaagaaCCCTGATgaggagaaagagggaaagaaatctaggaagaaaataaaaagtttttgatCGTGCACTGAGATATTTGGACTGGAGTCTGAGCattatgagtgtgtgttcatgatGACGATGATTGTTCCTGACCTGTTCCTGTTCTTTCTCCACAGCGGTGGTGTTGGAGCTCTGAGACTGTGCACTGCTGTGGCCATCACCGCCTTCCCCATCATCACATGGATCTATTACTACATCCATAAAGAGCTGAGAGCCGACTGGCCCTCACACTGCACCaccacactgtaacacacctgcACTAATTCACACACTCGTTAACACTAAACCCTGAGCACAGCGTGTTTACTGAGCGAACAACGTGTTCCAGTCACGCGTCCATACTGAACTGTACGAGTGAAGCTGTGAAGGAAATGAAGGAATCGGTCTATGCTGAAGGAAATGAATATTATAGATTTTgttaaacaagcaaataaaacatTCCACTCCTTTTCCATCTTTGCCTGACctgaggattttattttaaatctaacGTTCTGTAACAGAATTGCTCACTGTATTGCTACGTAAGGATTTTTGCATCTCACCTCTAGGTGGTGTAATGACACTATAGtaatactatacactacatggAGGTTATATAGACGTtatatagtatactgtatatcatagcGTAGTCTAGTGAATAGTATCTATCACAGATAATATTCACTATACTATgctatgatatacagtatactgtataatatttatattacctCCATGTAGTGCACTTCTATAGGGAAAAGAGACACAGCCCGTGTAGTGCACTTCTATAGGGAAAAGAAACACAGCCCGTGTAGTGCACTTCTATAGGGAAAAGAAACACAGCCCGTGTAGTGCACTTCTATAGGGATAAGAAACAGCCTTGTGTAGTGCACTTGtataaagtgaaaataaacataGCCTGTGTAGTGCACTTCTATAGGGAAAATAAACACAGCCTGTGTAGTGCACTTCTATAGGGAAAATAAACACAGCCCGTGTAGTGCACTtgtataatgaaaataaacacagccCGTGTagtttctccatgcgtactgaggttacttttggagttccacagggttctgttttaggcccactgctctttactttatatatgctacccctaggtcaaattattcgtaaacatggaattagcttccactgttatgctgatgatacacagttgtatgtttcagcgaagccagaggacagacagaagcttagtaaagctgaggattgtgtaaaggacattagacattggatgttaactaacttccttctacttaattctgataaaacagaaatacttttattaggcccacgtgtagctagaagtaatctttctgatcacatggttactctggatggtctttctgtttcatcatgtgcagcagttaaagaccttggagtgattattgactccagcctatcatttgatgctcatgtagataatattactaggatagccttctttcatctcagaaatatttctaaaataagaaacatattgtcactacatgatgcggaaatactagttcatgcattcgtcacctctagattagattactgtaatgccttactgtctggatgttccagtaggaatataaataagctccagttagtccagaatgcagctgctagagtcctaactagaactagaaggtacgaccatatcacaccgatattatcaatactgcattggctcccagtaaaatctcgcattaactataaaatacttttattaacctataaagcactaaatggtctcgcgccacaatatctaagcgaccttttggttttatataatccgccacgcctacttcgatcaaaagatgcaggctatttgacggtacctcgaatagtgaaggctacagcagggggaagagctttctcttatagagccccacagttatggaacagtcttcctattagtgttcgggactcagacacagtctcagtgtttaagtctaggcttaaaacgtatttgtttactcaagcctaccctgactagattctgttctactacttcgcagtcataataatcttttttctccctctctcctttcgccgagccccacatgaatttatggagatactagagatccagatcctttctgcctctggatggagctcaaatcttctttaattccagactgctgggactacggctgctcctaaggccatacagacttcatataaatccataatgaactttttcacactatctgttgttacccagatgaggatgggttcccttctgagtcgggttcctctcaaggtttcttcctcttaaaacatcttagggagtttttccttgccaccgtcgccactcagtggcttgttcagttgggataaattcgcacctttaatatctgtataccatgttgatatttctgtaaagctgctttgagacaatgtatattgtaaaaagcgctatacaaataaaattgaattgaatagtacACTTGTATAAAGTGAAAATCAACACAGAATGTGTAGTGCACTTCTATAGGGAAAATAAACACAGCCTGTGTAGTGCACTTATACAGTGGGCAGGagacatttacagcatttgacgcccttatccagattgacttacatttatctcattatacaacagagcagctgagggttaagggccttgctcaagggcccagcagtggcagtgctgggatttaaactcatgaccttcGGATAAGTAGTTCAATGTctcaaccactgagctaccactgccccatttATTTATTCGCCTGTTTTTACGAGCTACAAGAAAATAAGGTGTCACGCGTGTAATTGAACTGTCCTTTCTGATCTGATAAAGATCCTAGAAGCACTCCGTGTGGAAGCAGACcctgtgtgtggtttttaatcAGGCAGTGTTATCGAGCCCCTCGCACGGGGTCCTTCAGAATCATAGTTTTCAAGATGGCGGCCTCCATCGCGAAGCTTTTAGCACCTTGGACGCCCAGGTAAATAAAGCATTATTACGCTTCTTTACACATTTATATCTCATGTTGTTATGAAAATAGATTATTCGCGCGTCCGTCCACACGGATCTTGTAATCCTAGCTAACgcttttatttggttttatttataaatgaacgTTTAAGAAACACGTCGTAACCCCTGACGTCACCGCAGTTCCACAAACTGCACGCGCTGTTAGAATCATGTTTGTAAGAATAATACAGCAGTGGATCTGATGATGCTGGGAAGTGAAAACTGTAGATTATTCCACAGATGCAGTCTAGAGTTTGTGTCATACACggaataatgatttttttatttagcatggGTGGTTAAAGGTTGCTTGTGTAATGTTGTTTGTATTGATTAGGTCTGGGAATGTCCTGCAGTGTATTAAAGCAAACTGCTGAGCTTGTAATATGTCGTGATGGATCAAAgctagtgcaaaaaaaaaaaaaaaaacatgcgtGCAGAGTCAATTTTCAGGAGATAATTCACATTGTATTGTTGTAATATCTGCAACCTTGTGGTTGTAATGTAGTATTTCTGTGTTCAGGTTGTGTCCGGTTCGGTGGACTCGGTATAACCCGTACTACCTAGAACCCGAGCCTCGTAAGGAAGTGTACTCCATCCCTGAGTCAGAGCTCAGTCCTGAGCAGAAGGAGGAAAAGGAGCTGAAAACCCTGAGACCCATCAAAGCAGCCAAGAACAGTGCCACCAGCTCGCAGTTCGACGATCCAATGATCAGGTCACCTGCATATGACTTTACTCCGTTTCACTAAACTGCTTCTGATTCGGGTTCTAATATCGGTTCTTGTTGCTCAGCAGCAAGTTTGTCAACATGATCATGCAAGATGGCAACAAAGTCCTGGCACGAGGGATCATGACACAGGTACGTGACTGGACGAGCCGTTTCCACTCATTAAATACACCAGGGAAGGTTTTTCTGGACAGACAGCTCTTTCATGTGTGTTTCCTCCTCAGACTCTGGAAGCGATGAAGAGGAGGCAGGTGGAGAAGTACCACCGCTCTTCGCCAGCCGAGAAGGAGGCCATCGAGTGTAACCCGTACGCCATCTTCCACCAGGCCATAGAGAACTGCAAACCCATCATCGGCCTGGCCAGCATTCAGAAAGGCGGCAGGAACTACCAGGTGAGTCAAAAACATGAACTTTGCTGACAGTGATCAGTAATGTACAGAACTGCACCGTGCTACATTTTTACAAATGGCTATGTGAGCTTCTGTTGTTGAAAATTTCCTGTAATTTCATTTTGAGCCAGAGTCACTTGGAGACATCATTAGGGAGTTGCTTAGAGAATTCACCAGGAGTCATTCAGGGAGTCGCTTCGAGAATTCACCGGGAGTCATTCAGGGAGTCGTTAGAGAATTCACCGGGAGTCATCGAGGGAGTCGCTTAGAGAATTCGCCGGGAGTCATTGAGGGAGTCGCTTAGAGAATTCGCCGGGAGTCATTGAGGGAGTCGCTTAGAGAATTCGCCGGGAGTCATTGAGGGAGTCGCTTAGAGAATTCGCCGGGAGTCATTCAGGGAGTCGCTTAGAGAATTCGCCGGGAGTCATTCAGGGAGTTGCTTAGAGAATTCGCCGGGAGTCATTCAGGGAGTCGCTTAGAGAATTCAACGGGAGTCATTCAGGGAGCCGCTTAGAGAATTCACCGGGAGTCATTCAGGGAGCCGCTTAGAGAATTCACCGGGAGTCATTCAGGGAGTCGCTTAGAGACATGGTTTGGAGTTGTTCAGAGAATCGCTTAGAAAGATCATTGGGATTCGCTCAGTGAGTTGCTCTGAAAGAGATCATCGGGATTCACTTAGAGATCTGGAGTTGTTCAGGGAGTCATTCTAGGACTTAATCATTTGAGGATTTCATGAGGTTACTTGGATAATTTTGTATCTACGCTCTAACACCACCATCCCCCAGGTTCCTGTTCCTCTAACAGATAAGCGTCGCCGATTCCTGGCCATGAAGTGGATGATCACAGAGTGCAGAGACAACAAACACCGGCGCACACACATGTACGAGAAACTctcacaggagctcctcgctgCTTTCAACAACGAGGGCAACGTCATTAAACGCAAACACGACTTGCACAAGATGGCTGAAGCCAACCGGGCGTACGCGCACTACCGCTGGTGGTAACAAGGGAGCGACTTTCAGGGTTCTTCTCTTCACACACCCACCCTGCGTTTCAGTAACAATTAGGACAGGATTGGAACACACCTTGGACT carries:
- the tmem220 gene encoding transmembrane protein 220, translating into MANEKIVQFNLTLWRMCNFIMSGFFSLAAYVQINDPDASLWMVGYAIPAGLCFLISCRPQITETLAWRRVADLHVMMATAFGALLGWSLYKHGVTHIFHQEEGREFSGLMLVVMWLLMCRHSGRGGVGALRLCTAVAITAFPIITWIYYYIHKELRADWPSHCTTTL
- the mrps7 gene encoding 28S ribosomal protein S7, mitochondrial, translating into MAASIAKLLAPWTPRLCPVRWTRYNPYYLEPEPRKEVYSIPESELSPEQKEEKELKTLRPIKAAKNSATSSQFDDPMISKFVNMIMQDGNKVLARGIMTQTLEAMKRRQVEKYHRSSPAEKEAIECNPYAIFHQAIENCKPIIGLASIQKGGRNYQVPVPLTDKRRRFLAMKWMITECRDNKHRRTHMYEKLSQELLAAFNNEGNVIKRKHDLHKMAEANRAYAHYRWW